From the genome of Bifidobacterium asteroides, one region includes:
- the pyk gene encoding pyruvate kinase has protein sequence MRKAKIVDTIGPASESLENITKLVKAGMDVARLNRSHGTPEDHLKVYNNVRQASKETGRNVAALVDLQGPKIRCGWFKKNEQGEDKVILKEGQEFTITTDDVEGDEHMTSTTFKGLPGDCHPGDPILIDDGKVRLEVTKVEGNQVHTKVVVAGPVSSHKGINLPGVAVSLPALTPKDEEDLRWGIRTGADIIAMSFVRFATDIDRAHEIMDEEGRRIPIVAKIEKPQAVENLEEIVKAFDGIMVARGDMAVEMPFEQVPLVTKRCIELARQYAKPVIVATEVLGSMVHSPIPSRAEASDCANAVLDGADATMTSNETAVGDYPDTTVSTMARISEYATTHGFDRIPAMHNLDMSNSGAVSSAAVDLADKINAKAIVAFTQTGNTVHRVSRERPAAPIYALTTNEHTYHWLALSWGTEAFMCEQDYHDFNRAGLMAFVDATLKKEGKVSDGDCLVVLSSAQGEYEPGNTDCIYVHTVGANE, from the coding sequence ATGCGCAAAGCCAAGATCGTCGATACCATCGGGCCGGCTTCGGAGTCGCTGGAAAACATCACCAAGCTGGTCAAGGCCGGCATGGATGTGGCCAGGCTCAACCGGTCCCACGGCACCCCGGAAGATCATCTGAAGGTTTACAACAACGTGCGTCAGGCCAGCAAGGAGACTGGACGCAACGTTGCGGCCTTGGTCGATCTGCAGGGCCCCAAGATTCGTTGCGGCTGGTTCAAGAAGAACGAGCAGGGTGAAGACAAGGTCATCCTGAAGGAGGGCCAGGAGTTCACCATCACCACCGACGATGTCGAGGGTGACGAGCACATGACCTCCACCACCTTCAAGGGGCTGCCCGGGGATTGCCATCCCGGCGATCCCATCCTGATCGATGACGGCAAGGTCCGTCTGGAGGTCACCAAGGTTGAGGGCAACCAGGTTCATACCAAGGTGGTCGTAGCTGGTCCGGTCTCTTCCCACAAGGGCATCAATCTGCCCGGCGTGGCCGTGAGCCTGCCGGCACTGACCCCCAAGGATGAGGAGGACCTGCGCTGGGGCATCCGCACCGGTGCCGACATCATCGCCATGTCATTCGTCCGCTTCGCCACCGACATCGACCGCGCTCACGAAATTATGGATGAGGAGGGTCGTCGCATCCCCATCGTGGCCAAGATCGAGAAGCCCCAGGCAGTCGAGAACCTGGAGGAGATCGTGAAGGCCTTCGACGGCATCATGGTGGCCCGCGGCGATATGGCTGTGGAGATGCCTTTCGAGCAGGTCCCCCTGGTGACCAAGCGTTGCATCGAGCTGGCCCGTCAGTATGCCAAGCCGGTCATCGTCGCCACTGAGGTCCTGGGCTCCATGGTTCATTCGCCCATTCCCAGCCGCGCCGAGGCCTCAGACTGCGCCAACGCCGTCCTGGACGGCGCCGACGCCACCATGACCTCCAACGAGACCGCCGTGGGTGACTATCCTGACACTACGGTCTCCACCATGGCCCGGATCTCCGAGTACGCCACCACCCATGGGTTCGACCGCATCCCGGCCATGCACAACCTGGATATGTCCAACTCCGGTGCAGTCTCCTCCGCTGCCGTGGACCTGGCTGACAAGATCAACGCCAAGGCCATCGTGGCCTTCACTCAGACCGGCAACACCGTGCACCGCGTCTCCCGTGAGCGTCCGGCTGCCCCCATCTACGCGCTGACCACCAATGAGCACACCTATCATTGGCTGGCCCTGAGCTGGGGCACCGAGGCCTTCATGTGCGAACAGGACTACCACGACTTCAACCGTGCAGGCCTCATGGCCTTCGTGGATGCCACCCTGAAGAAGGAGGGCAAGGTCTCCGACGGCGATTGCCTGGTGGTGCTCAGCAGCGCTCAGGGCGAGTATGAGCCAGGAAACACCGACTGCATCTACGTGCACACGGTAGGTGCCAACGAATGA
- the uvrB gene encoding excinuclease ABC subunit UvrB, whose translation MGFNIERTDKPFVVKSPYKPSGDQPEAIEELATRIENGENDVVLMGATGTGKTATTAWLIERLQRPTLILEPNKTLAAQLCAEFRELMPDNAVSYFVSYYDYYQPEAYIPQTDTYIEKDSNINDDVERLRHAATANLLTRRDCVVVATVSCIYGLGTPEEYAGRMLFLHEGDRINRDDLLRKFVDMQYKRNDIAFTRGTFRVRGDTVEIIPVYEELAVRIEFFGDEIDRISTLHPLTGDEIAHETSVHIFPASHYVAGPERMERALKTIKEELDWRVGQLRKQGKELEAQRLTMRTTYDLEMLTQIGTCSGVENYSRHFDGREPGTPPHTLLDFFPDDFLLVIDESHVTVPQIGAMYEGDASRKRTLVEHGFRLPSAMDNRPLKWPEFLDKVGQTVYLSATPGDYEMGLSDGVVEQVIRPTGLLDPEVEVRPVKGQVDDLLDEIKARVARHERVLVTTLTKKMAEDLTDYLLERDIKVEYLHSDVDTLRRVELLRELREGKIDVIVGINLLREGLDLPEVSLVAILDADKEGFLRSYRSLIQTIGRAARNVSGKVIMYADEVTDSMDKAISETNRRRAKQIAYNKEHGVDPKPLIKKISDVNDMLAKEDVDTQTLLAGGYRNANKAGNSHLGVPLYDKEEADKRHQEILQAGLPAQDLADLIRQLSDQMHTAAQQLQFELAARLRDEIKDLKKELRQMTEAKK comes from the coding sequence GGCCACGCGGATCGAGAACGGCGAGAACGACGTGGTGCTCATGGGCGCCACCGGCACCGGCAAGACCGCGACCACGGCCTGGCTGATTGAGCGTCTGCAGCGGCCTACCCTGATTCTGGAACCCAACAAGACCCTGGCCGCCCAGCTCTGCGCCGAGTTCCGCGAGCTGATGCCCGACAATGCGGTCTCCTACTTCGTCTCCTACTACGACTACTACCAGCCTGAGGCCTACATCCCTCAGACGGATACCTATATCGAGAAGGACTCCAACATCAACGACGACGTGGAGCGGCTCCGGCACGCCGCCACGGCCAACCTGCTGACCAGGCGCGACTGCGTGGTGGTGGCCACCGTCTCCTGCATCTACGGCTTGGGCACGCCCGAGGAGTACGCCGGGCGCATGCTCTTCCTGCACGAGGGGGACAGGATCAACCGGGACGACCTGTTGCGCAAGTTCGTGGACATGCAGTACAAGCGCAACGACATCGCCTTCACCCGAGGCACCTTCCGCGTGCGCGGCGACACGGTCGAGATCATCCCCGTCTATGAGGAGCTGGCCGTCCGCATCGAGTTCTTCGGCGACGAGATCGACCGCATCTCCACCCTGCACCCGCTGACCGGCGACGAGATTGCCCACGAGACCTCCGTGCATATCTTCCCCGCCTCCCACTATGTGGCAGGTCCCGAGCGGATGGAGCGCGCCTTGAAGACCATCAAGGAGGAGCTGGACTGGCGTGTGGGCCAGCTGCGCAAGCAGGGCAAGGAGCTGGAGGCCCAGAGGTTGACCATGCGCACCACCTACGACCTGGAGATGCTCACCCAGATCGGCACCTGTTCCGGGGTCGAGAACTACTCCCGCCACTTCGACGGGCGCGAACCCGGGACGCCGCCCCACACTCTGCTGGACTTCTTCCCTGATGACTTCCTGCTGGTCATCGACGAATCCCATGTGACCGTTCCCCAGATCGGAGCCATGTACGAGGGGGATGCCAGCCGCAAGCGGACCCTGGTCGAGCATGGCTTCCGGCTGCCTTCGGCCATGGACAACCGTCCGCTGAAGTGGCCTGAGTTTCTGGACAAGGTTGGCCAGACCGTCTATTTGTCGGCAACGCCGGGCGACTATGAGATGGGTCTGTCCGACGGGGTGGTGGAGCAGGTCATCCGGCCCACCGGTCTGCTGGATCCCGAGGTGGAGGTGAGGCCTGTCAAGGGCCAGGTGGACGACCTCCTGGACGAGATCAAGGCCCGAGTGGCCCGTCACGAGCGGGTCCTGGTGACCACGCTGACCAAGAAGATGGCCGAGGACCTGACCGACTACCTGCTGGAGCGAGACATCAAGGTGGAGTACCTGCACTCAGACGTGGACACCCTGCGGCGGGTGGAGCTCCTGCGGGAGCTGCGCGAAGGCAAGATCGACGTCATTGTGGGCATCAACCTCCTGCGTGAGGGGCTGGACCTGCCCGAGGTCTCCCTGGTGGCTATTCTGGATGCGGACAAGGAGGGCTTCCTTCGCTCCTACCGTTCACTGATCCAGACCATCGGCCGTGCGGCCAGGAATGTGTCCGGCAAGGTCATCATGTATGCCGACGAGGTCACCGACTCCATGGACAAGGCCATCAGCGAGACCAACCGTCGCCGGGCCAAGCAGATTGCCTACAACAAGGAGCACGGCGTGGACCCCAAGCCGCTGATCAAGAAGATCAGCGACGTCAATGACATGCTGGCGAAGGAGGATGTGGACACCCAGACCCTGCTGGCGGGTGGCTACCGGAATGCCAACAAGGCTGGCAACTCCCATTTGGGTGTGCCCCTCTACGACAAGGAGGAGGCCGACAAGCGGCATCAGGAGATTCTCCAGGCTGGTCTGCCGGCTCAGGACCTTGCCGACCTGATCCGTCAGCTGAGCGACCAGATGCACACGGCTGCGCAACAGCTGCAGTTCGAGCTTGCAGCCCGTCTGCGCGATGAGATCAAGGATCTGAAGAAAGAGCTGCGGCAGATGACCGAGGCGAAAAAGTAA
- a CDS encoding NUDIX hydrolase, giving the protein MTTQIYRRFDPWRTSPVQEKARKQIMDSHYFSVDRVTFESSDNQIFDRSIVSEKHGDTIAVLAITDDGRMPLVEQYRLPIHRWTLELPAGHPLNDKEAPIDVATRRLREEAGYKAASLNQFARFINTPSFSTQHTTLFYAQGLTPVQPTSLAPETPHQNVRLFTVDEAYDMVIAGTILDAKTTIAILRAKIGLSDLH; this is encoded by the coding sequence ATGACCACTCAAATCTATCGACGGTTCGATCCTTGGCGCACCTCCCCTGTCCAGGAGAAGGCCCGCAAGCAAATTATGGACAGCCACTATTTCAGCGTCGACAGGGTCACCTTTGAATCCAGCGACAATCAGATTTTCGATCGCAGCATCGTCAGCGAGAAGCATGGAGACACCATCGCCGTCCTGGCCATCACCGACGACGGAAGGATGCCACTGGTTGAGCAGTACCGTCTGCCCATCCACCGCTGGACTCTTGAGCTGCCAGCGGGACATCCGCTCAACGACAAGGAAGCTCCCATCGATGTAGCCACTAGACGACTGCGTGAGGAGGCCGGGTACAAGGCTGCCTCCCTTAACCAGTTCGCCAGGTTCATCAACACCCCCAGCTTCTCCACGCAGCACACCACCCTCTTCTATGCCCAGGGCCTGACCCCGGTCCAGCCGACTAGCCTGGCACCGGAGACCCCCCATCAGAATGTGCGACTCTTCACTGTTGATGAGGCCTACGACATGGTGATTGCAGGGACCATACTGGACGCCAAGACCACCATCGCCATCCTGCGGGCGAAGATCGGACTGTCCGATTTGCACTGA
- a CDS encoding TerC family protein: protein MSETPLPFMVVSLVVLAIFFVVDLLVIGRRPHVPSTGECVRHIGFFVVMALIFGALIWKVAGSKPAIEFYSGWLTEYSLSIDNLFVFVIIMSNFAVPLRLQRYVLSVGIAIALLLRGVFILAGTALITRFTWVFFIFGFFLLYTAWNMVSSRGKQEEYHENGLIRVLRRVIPITSHYDGEHLRTTFEGKRCFTPMLVVFLAIGTTDVMFAFDSIPAIFGLTKDPFIVFTSNVFALLGLQQLYFLLGSLLDKLEYLPLGLAVVLAFIGVKLIMEALHGNTLPFINGGQPLEAVPDIPTWVSLLIIVLAVGIAALASVLKSRHQSSQAVSQGEK from the coding sequence ATGTCCGAAACACCTCTGCCGTTTATGGTTGTGAGCCTGGTTGTGCTGGCCATCTTCTTCGTGGTTGATCTTTTGGTGATCGGGCGGCGGCCGCATGTGCCTTCGACTGGCGAATGCGTGCGGCATATCGGCTTCTTCGTGGTCATGGCCCTGATTTTCGGGGCGTTGATTTGGAAGGTTGCCGGTTCCAAGCCGGCTATCGAGTTCTACTCGGGCTGGCTGACCGAGTACTCGCTCAGCATCGACAACCTTTTCGTCTTCGTCATTATTATGAGCAATTTCGCCGTGCCTTTACGTCTTCAGCGCTATGTGCTCAGCGTCGGCATCGCCATCGCCCTGCTGCTGCGCGGCGTCTTCATCCTGGCCGGGACAGCGCTGATCACCCGCTTTACCTGGGTCTTCTTCATCTTCGGCTTCTTCCTGCTCTATACCGCCTGGAACATGGTCTCCAGCCGGGGCAAACAGGAGGAGTACCACGAGAACGGGCTGATCAGGGTCCTGCGTCGGGTCATTCCCATCACCAGTCATTACGACGGTGAGCATCTGCGGACCACCTTTGAGGGCAAACGCTGCTTCACGCCCATGCTGGTGGTCTTCCTGGCCATCGGCACCACCGATGTCATGTTCGCCTTTGACTCCATTCCGGCCATCTTTGGACTGACCAAGGACCCCTTCATCGTCTTCACTTCCAATGTCTTCGCCCTGCTGGGCCTTCAGCAGCTCTACTTCCTGTTGGGATCCCTGCTGGACAAGCTGGAGTATCTGCCCCTGGGGCTGGCTGTGGTCCTGGCTTTCATCGGTGTCAAGCTGATTATGGAGGCTCTACACGGCAACACGCTGCCTTTCATCAATGGTGGGCAGCCCTTGGAAGCAGTACCGGACATACCTACCTGGGTATCCCTGCTGATCATCGTCCTGGCCGTAGGCATCGCGGCCTTGGCTTCAGTGCTCAAAAGCCGCCATCAGTCTTCTCAAGCAGTCTCGCAGGGAGAGAAATAA